The sequence below is a genomic window from bacterium.
TTCACAAGTCATTTTCCGGCCCCTTTCTCCCGACATTTAACCGGTTCAATCTTCATGAAAAGCCTTTTTTAGGACCTTGAGTGGACATGACGGCCCGGCCCCTGACAACCCCTCCGACCCCTCGTTTGCGTGAGCCTTCACGCCCATGGATCCTCGGCGCCTTGTTCCTAGCGGCGATCTTCTTCGGGGAACGGCCGGGCCTTTGGGCGGCTTGCGGCCCGAGCGGATTGACCATCAACAGTGTCACGACCGTCGCCTCCGCCAGTCCGGGGCAGGTGATCCCGGTCACGGTGGTCTATACCCAGACGGGCGGTTGGAACCAGGTCTATATGCTGGGCGCCTTCAACAGCATCGCCACCACCATCCAGACCTGCAGCACGCCCAACCAGGACTTCGTCATTTACGGGGGAAGTTCGGGCGGTTCGGACACCGCCAGCCCGCCGGTGAGTTCCAGCGGGTTCCTGCTCAACCCCGGGGGCACGGGTCCGGCCACCCAGATCTTCAACGTGACCGTCCCGGCGGGTTTCGCCGGGGGCGGCACCTACCAGTTCGTGGTGGCGGGGAGCGGCTGCGACGCGAAGTGCAACGACCTGGCCAACCTGGAATCCCAGAACCATACTTCCATCAACATCCCCTTCCCGCCGCCGAGCCTTTCCATCGCCAAAAGCGCGGAAGGGAACCAGGCCAACGTCGGCGACCTGGTGCTGTTCCGGGTCGATTACACCTATGCCAATGACGGACCGATCACGATCACCGACACCCTGCCTGGATCCGTCACCCTGGCCAGTTCGAACGGCTCCGAGATCAGCCCCGGCGGGACCGTGGCCGGTTCCACGGCCAAGTGGGTGCTGCCTTATTCCAAGGGTTTGCAGACCGGCTATGTCTGGGTCCTGGCCAAGGTGGCCTCGGGGACCCCGGGCACCCAGATCACCAATACCGCCACCGCCGCTTCCAGCGACCTCAGTGCATCCGGCTCGGCCAACGTGGCCATCGGAGGCAAGTTCCAGATCTCCAAGAGCCAGTCGGCCACCTCGCTGACCCCCGGGCAGACCATCACCTATACCCTGACCTACAGCATCGGGGGGACGAGCCTGCAGACCTCCGACTCCTACCTGAACGACACGTCGGGGAGCGGTTCGAACACCGGGACCAATGTCACGGGCTATGACGGGACGGGCTACACCACCAGCAACAACCTTTATCCCTGGAAGATCGCCAGTGATTTCGCCGGGAACCATTACATCGATGTCCAGACCCGCACCGGCACCAACACCACCGCCGACTACGAGACCCTCATGCGCAACACGCCCGCGGCGCCCTTTTGCAGCGGCGGGACCTATATCATCGAAGGGGACATCAACATCCCCTCGGTGCTGCAGGATGGCTCGACCTCCAACGGCACGGGCCAGGACGCCAGCCTTCCCATCGCGGTCAACAGTTCCTCGGGGTTCGGCTACGTCCTCATCCTTTCCCGGGACGACGCGCCCAGCTTCTTCAGCCTGCAGGAGAACGGCACCGCCAATTCCTACGTGGCGGTCCGCCAAACCCACGCCGGCGGTTTCAAGTCGACCTACATGAAGGGCTCCAGCCCGGTCCTTTACGATACCTGGTACACCATCAAGGCCCAGATCACGGTGGTGGGGACCAGCATCACCATCGACGCGGTGGTCTGGCCCGTGGGAACGCCCGAGCCTCCCGCCGGACAATGGGACATCACCTATACCACCACCACGACCTCCAGCGGGGTCACCTGCGGTGGCCCGGGGAACTACCAATACGGCTGGCAATCGAACCCGGCCTCCAGCGGTTCGACCTACACCACGGGCCGGGACCTTTACGGGAACCTGCGGATGTTGGGGGATGACGCGGCGGTCAGCACCCGCATCTGGGACACGGTCCCGGCGGGGATCACCTACTCGGGGACCAGCCTGGTCCCGGTGGTGCATGGCACCAACACCGCAGGCAACGACCAGGTCCTCTGGAACCTCTCTCCCGTGACGATCTTCGACCAGCCCAGCACCACCCTCACCTGGTGGGGGGTCGCTTCCTGCTCGGGTTCCAATTCGGTGACCAATGCCGCAGCCATCCGGGACAACACCAGCAGCGCGGCGGTGACCTCCAACGCGGTGGTGGCGGTGATCACCGGCTGTGCGACCGACACCCCGACCCCCACACCGACCAACACCCCGACCCGCACCCCCACGAATACCCCGACCAATACCCCGACGCCCACCCCGACCCTGACCCCCACGAACACACCCACGCCGACCTTCACCCGGACCCCGACCAATACGCCCACGAACACGCCGACCAATACGGCGACCGCCACCCCGACCAATAGCCCGACGAACACGCCCACCCGGACACCCACCCATACCCCGACCGATACCCCGACCCCCACCAACACCCGCACGCCGACGGCCACGCCGACGGACACCTTCGTGAACACGCCGACCCCGACGAACACGCCCACCAATACCCCGACGCCGACCAATACGGCCACGCCCACCAACAGTCCGACGGATACGGCCACCCCGACCCCGACCCGCACCCCCACCAACACCGCGACCAACACTGCGACCCGGACCTTCACCAACACGCCGACCGACACCGCGACCGCCACCCCGACCTGGACCCCGACGAACACACCGACCAACACGGCCACCAACACCCCCACGCCGGTCGTGGATGTGGAGATCGCCAAGACCGTCTCGAACACCGCCCCCCGGGCGGGCGAAATCCTGACCTATTCCCTCAACATCGATGTCACGACCAACACCGCTTCCAGCCTGGTGGTCTGGGACACACTACCGGCGGGCCTGGACTTCATCAGCGCCGCCCCCATCCCGGCCCCGCCGGGTCCGGGGACCTTCACGACCATGGGCCTTCCCACCCCCGGTCCGACGCCGGGGACCGGGCAACTGCTGGTCTGGAACATCCCAGGACCCGTGCCCGTAGGTTCCTACAACCTGACCTACAACGCCCAGGTCCAGAACTTCCTCCCGGCGGGGACCCGCTTCCTCAACGTGGCGGCCTTGACCTATCCCCAGGCGAGCGGCCCCAAGATCGCCCAGGCCCCGGCCACCCTGCAGGGCGAATACACGGTGGAGATCCATGTCTATAACGAGGCGGGGGAGATCGTGAAGACCATCCTCATCCAGAAATATTCCCAGCCCATCCTGAACGCCACCTTGCCGGTCGATACCCTGCTTTCCATCAACGACACGGTGGATATCAGCTATTTGGGGAAGATCATCGGGACCTGGGACGGGACGGACGAAAGCGGCGACGAGGTGACGAACGGCAAGTACTACATCAAGATCGACAACGTGGACAACTTGGGCTCGGTCACCACCGTGACCGCCGTGGCCATGGTGGCCCGGCACCTGGCGGCCACCGACGTCTTCATCTACAACGAGGCCGGGGAGGTCATCCGGCACCTGGGCCAATACCTGGCCGACGCCACCAACCTGACGGCGGGGGTCAGCGTTTCCACCAACACCCTCTCGCCCAGCTACCAGGGCGGGGTCAATTCCAACATGCAGGTGGTCCTCTCCAACGGCACGACCCTGGCCTGGGACGGCCGCAACGACAAGGGACAGATCGTGCAAAGCGGGCAGTATTTCATCGAGGTCCATGCGAACGACGGGCAGGGCGGGGAATCGACCATCATCAAGGAGATCACCGTCTTCCATCACGGGACCGACCTGGCCCCGGGCGGGGTGGCGGTCTATCCGAACCCCAACCATGCGGCCACCGACGGATGGGTGCTGAAGTTCGACGCCACCGCCACGGCCAACCTGACCCTATCGGTGAGGCTCTATACCCTGGCCGGGGAACTGGTGGATTCGGCCCAAGGGACCACGGGGGCCAGCTTCCTCCAGTGGGACCTCTCGTCCAAGCCGCTGGCCAGCGGCATGTACCTGGCCGAGATCGAGATGACCGACCCCATGGGAGCCGCCCAGCGGACCGTCAAGAAGGTCCTCCTGCTCCATTAAGCGAAGCGCGTTCCGGGAAATAAAAAAGGGCCCTTTCGGGCCCTTTTTTATTTCAAGCGATGCCTCAGGAAAAGCCCGGGGTTTCCACAGGGGATCCCGGGGGCGGGACCGTTACGGTCTTGGTCCTTGTCCTTGGACCCTGTCCCGGAGGTCTTGCCGACCGTCTCAGGCGTGGAACTCGCCCCCCGCCACTTCCGGCACCATCCCCATGTCCCGGATCATCCGCAGGTCCGCGTCCTGACCCTGCCCGCCCGTGGTGAGATAACCGTTGGTGAAGATCGAATTGGCCGCCAGGAGCACGAAGGGCTGGAGGGCCCGGAAGGTGACCTCGCGCCCGCCCGCCGCGCGCACATCGACGTCCGGATGGACGAAACGGAACAGGCTCAGGACCCTCAAGGCGTAAAGGGCATCGACCCGCTGGTATTTCTCGAAGGGCGTGCCGGGCCGCGGGTCCAGGAAGTTCACCGGGACCGAAGTGGCCCCGACCTCGCGCAGGCTGAAGCAAAGGTCGATCACATCCTCCATCCCCTCGCCCATGCCCACGATGCCTCCCGAGCAGACCTCCATGCCGGCCTCTTTGGCCAATTGGGTGGTCCGGACGCGGTCCTCATATTGATGGGTGGAGACGATCTTGGAATAGAGGCGCTCCGAGGTCTCCAAGTTGTGGTTGAAGCGGTCCACGCCGGCCTCGGCCAGGCGCTGGGCCTTCTCGGCCGTCAGGATCCCCAGCGAAGTGCAGACCTTGACCCCCACCTCCGCCTTGATGCGGCGGGTGGCCTCGCAGATCACGTCCAGGTCCCGGTTGCTGGGTCCGCGGGTGGCGGTCACCATGCAATATTTCCAGGCCCCGGCGGCCTTCGCCTTGCGGGCCCCTTCGACCAACGACTCCACTTCCATCATGGGATATTGGGGGGCGGGGGTCTGGTACTTGGAGGATTGGGAGCAGAAACCGCAATCCTCGGGGCAGGCGCCGGACTTGGCGTTCTGGAGGACGTGGATCCTGACCTTGGAGCCGTGGAAATGGGTCCGGACCCGATAGGCGGCAAAAAGGATGGGGAAGGTCTCGGAGTCCGGAGCGGCCAGGACTTGGTGGGCTTCTTCCCGGCCCAAAGGCTCTTTTTTGAGCGCTTTTTCGGTTAATGACTGCCAGGAAGCCGTCAGGGGGAGGATATTGGGGTTCATGTGTTCCTTTTCGGGTTTTGGTGCGGAAAAGTGGGGCAGTATAGCACAGGACCTATGGGAGCCCGGGGAAGGGACTCATGCCCCTGAAAGCGAAAAAAGGGGCCTTTTGGCGGGAGCTGGGATAGTAAAAAGCATTGAAAACAAAGCCTTTTTTCAAGGCCCTTGGATCAGAAAAAACATAAAAAATGCCCTAAAAATGGTAAAATTTCGTCGAAATCATCCGTTAGGTTCATCATGATCAAGATGGTTAAATCGTTTTCCAAAACGGTTTTGGGTTTTGAAATTACCCAGAAGTTGACCGATTAAATCCTAGTTTCCCGTAAAACCAACTTTATTTTCCACTGCCCGGGATCGAAAAATGCTGGAGTGCTACTTTTTGTGCAAAGAAGTCCAACGTTAAAGTGGGAGTATCAAAGAATTTTTTTGAGCAACCGACCTAAAAACATTTCAACAAGAGAAAGACGGCGCTCCTTTCATCCCGTTTGGAAAGGATCGATGGCTCTTTGTCTTCTGTTCCTCGGATTTTTTTCCCCAAGCATCTCAAGGGCCCAGACCTGCACGCCGCTCTCGGCGGTCATCTACGCTTCGGGGGATGACGTTTCCAATATTTGGTTGAATGGGATCTCCCTTGGAAGTTTCCCTTATGTGAGCAAGGGGACGGGATCCGCCCCCTCGAGCCTTGTCCTGAGCCCGGCTCAATTGGCGGTCATCAACAGTACCGGCAATAACTGCTTGGGGGTCCAGACCACGAACACCATTTGTTGCGAAACCCTGTCCTCTTGGGTTTTTGACATCACTTGTGTCGGTGGAAAGCACTCCTACATGACCAGCGACAACGCCGGGAACCTGAGTTTTTATTGGGACTCGACCGGCACCTCACCCCCGCCCAACGATGTCGGCGGCAATCCCTGGTACAGCCCGAGCTGGTCCAATCCCGCCCCGGGGACCTATTTCAAGGACACCCCGGTCTGCCTGAACGAATTTTTCTGGGCCAAGCGGATCTTCGATCCGCTCACCGGCCAGGTGGCCTGCGCCCTGGCACCGACCCAGAGCCCGCAGAACATCCCGGCCCCGGCCAACATGTATTTCCGCGAATGCATGCCCATCACCATGGTGAACCCGCCGGGCCCTCCCGATTTCACCATCACCAAATCGGCGTTGGGCCCCACTTCCGGGATCAATTCGGGCCAGAACGTGACCTACCAGGCCATTGTTTGCAACACGGGTGGCGCGGTGACCAGCCCGGTGACCATCCTCGACAATAAACCTTCCGGGTTCAGCTATGGCGGCCCCTGGAGCCCGGGCCCGCCCCAAGGCCCCTACGGCGATCCCTTCATCTTCTCCGAGGGTTTCCCGGGAGCGCCCCTTTCGGGAGGGTCCTATTGCGTGACCCTGAACTATTGGCTCATCGATTATTCGGTCGGGCCCTCGGACTATTGCCAGGTCAAGACCAATAGCGTTTCCGTGGCCGGGTATGGGGCGACTTCCTCTGCGGACGTCACCATGTTCTGCCCGACCAATACCTTCACCTACACCCCGACCAGAACCTTTACGCCCACCCCCAGCTATACGCCTACTTCGCCCTTGAATACCTACACCCCGACCAAGAGCTTTACGCCGACCTCCACCTATACCCCCACTCCTACCTGGACCAACACCCTGTTGCCAGGGACCTTCACACCGACCAACACCTATACTTTCACGCCTTCCTTCACGCCGACCGCCACCTGGACCGCGACCATCACCCCGACCCCTTTGGTCCCTTGCGGGAGCGGTGGAAGCAATCCCGCTTACGACAGCGATTATCATGTCTCCTCGGCGACCACGGGAGCCGGGGTGACGACGACCTTGAATTTCGGCGCCTCTTCCGGTGGTTGTTATGTCCTGTTCGTGATGCTCGAAAGTTCGGGTAATTTTTGGAATACCACCAACGGCACGATCAACTACAACGGTGTCGTCATGCAAAGCCTGGGGGGCGTCCAGACCTATACCGGCAGCCAAACGGTCTATCGATCCCTTTATTACATCGTCAACCCCACCTCGGGAGGACCCTTGAGCATCTTTGGCGGCAGCACCCCCTTGGGGAATTCGGGGGCCAATGCTTGGATCTACGATTGGTGGACCTATAGCGGCGCCGACTGCACCTCTCCGATTGGCACGACCAGCGTGAATACGACCAACTCGGCTTCGGGATGTTCTAACACCCCGGTGACCACCGCCTTTAATTTCACCCCTTCCACCTCGACCAGCACGATCCTCCAACTGCTCCCGACGCAGGGGAATACATGTTTGAATAATTACGGGATAGTGAACGGGACCATCCGGAAGACCCTTTCTTCCCAATATGTGGGCAGCGTGCAACTTGGATTGGCTTTCAGCGATTATTCGCCCGGGTCCACCTCTGCCTATAGCCTGAACCAAAGCTTCAACCCGAATTGGTGCTGCGAAACCGGATACAATTGGGGGATCGAGATCAAGGCCGCCCCCGCCGCCACCTGTACGCCGACCTATACCTTTACGGTGACGAACACGTTCACCAATACGCCCACCTATACCCCGACCCGTTCCTTCACCCCCACCTTTACCCCGACGGTCACCGCCACCTTCACGCCCAGCAATACCTTCACGCCCACCTTCACCTATACTCCCACCGCTTCCTATACCCCGACCGCCACTTACACGATCACCTTCACGAACACGAGCACCTTCACCTACACCCCGACCTTCACCTACACACCGACCCCCACCTACACGAACACTCCGACCAGCACCATCACCAATACGTTCACCCGGACCTATACCTG
It includes:
- the bioB gene encoding biotin synthase BioB; protein product: MNPNILPLTASWQSLTEKALKKEPLGREEAHQVLAAPDSETFPILFAAYRVRTHFHGSKVRIHVLQNAKSGACPEDCGFCSQSSKYQTPAPQYPMMEVESLVEGARKAKAAGAWKYCMVTATRGPSNRDLDVICEATRRIKAEVGVKVCTSLGILTAEKAQRLAEAGVDRFNHNLETSERLYSKIVSTHQYEDRVRTTQLAKEAGMEVCSGGIVGMGEGMEDVIDLCFSLREVGATSVPVNFLDPRPGTPFEKYQRVDALYALRVLSLFRFVHPDVDVRAAGGREVTFRALQPFVLLAANSIFTNGYLTTGGQGQDADLRMIRDMGMVPEVAGGEFHA